The Pantoea trifolii nucleotide sequence CCTTCGCGTTTGTCCACTTGATCCCCGGCGATCCGGTGCTGATCATGGCCGGCGAACGCGGTATCTCTCCTGAACGTCACGCGCAACTGATGGCGCAATTTGGCCTCGATCAGCCGATGTGGAAGCAATATCTCACCTACATCAACGGCGTCTTGCACGGTGACCTCGGCATCTCGCTGAAAAGCCGTATCCCGGTCTGGGACGAATTCGTACCACGCTTCAAAGCCACGCTGGAACTGGGCATCTGCGCCATGTTGTTCGCCGTGGCGGTTGGTATTCCCGTTGGCGTGCTGGCCGCAGTAAAACGCGGCTCGATCTTCGATCACACCGCCGTAGGCATCTCGCTCACCGGTTACTCGATGCCGATTTTCTGGTGGGGCATCATGCTGATCATGCTGGTCTCGGTGCAGTGGAACCTCACGCCGGTCTCCGGGCGCGTCAGCGACACCATCTTCCTCGACGACAGCCATCCACTCACCGGCTTTATGCTGATTGATACGCTGTTCTGGGGCGAAGAGGGCGATTTCAAAGATGCGGTGATGCACATGATTTTGCCGGCCATCGTGCTCGGCACCATTCCGCTGGCGGTGATTGTGCGTATGACGCGATCCTCAATGCTGGAAGTGCTGGGTGAAGATTACATCCGTACCGCGCGTGCCAAAGGCCTGACGCGTATGCGTGTGATTGTGGTGCATGCGCTGCGTAACGCCATGCTGCCGGTCGTCACCGTGATTGGTTTGCAGGTCGGTACGCTGCTGGCCGGTGCGATTCTGACCGAAACCATCTTCTCGTGGCCAGGACTTGGTCGCTGGCTGATCGAAGCGCTGCAACGCCGTGACTATCCGGTGGTGCAGGGCGGCGTGCTGCTGGTGGCGATTCTGATCATCGTGGTCAACCTGCTGGTTGATCTGTTGTACGGCGTGGTCAATCCACGTATCCGTCATAAGAAATAAGGGGGAATCATGTCTGCTGTTGATCCCGCAAGCGTAACTGCTGCACCCAAGCCGATGACCCCGTTGCAGGAATTCTGGCACTACTTTAAACGTAACAAAGGCGCGGTAATCGGCCTGGTTTACATCGTTCTGATGCTGTTGATCGCCATCTTCGCTGATGTGCTGGCACCGCACGCACCGGCCGAGCAATTCCGCGATGCCTTGCTGCATCCGCCAGTCTGGCAGGAAGGCGGCAGCTGGAGCTACATTCTCGGTACCGATGACGTGGGCCGCGATGTGCTGTCGCGCCTGATGTACGGCGCGCGCCTGTCGCTGCTGGTCGGCTGCATGGTGGTGGTGCTGTCGCTGATTCTCGGCGTGATATTTGGCCTGATGGCCGGCTACCTCGGCGGCGTGGTTGACGCCATCATTATGCGTGTGGTCGATATCATGCTGGCGCTGCCAAGCCTGCTGCTGGCATTGGTGCTGGTGGCAATCTTTGGTCCGTCGATTGTTAACGCCTCGCTGGCGATTACCTTCGTCGCCTTGCCGCACTATATCCGTCTGACGCGTGCTGCTGTGCTGGTTGAAGTGAACCGCGATTACGTCACCGCTTCGAGCGTGGCGGGTGCCGGTACGCTGCGCCAGATGTTCATCAATATTCTGCCTAACTGCCTGGCACCGCTGATCGTGCAGGCATCATTAGGTTTCTCCAATGCCATCCTCGATATGGCGGCGTTGGGCTTTCTCGGTATGGGGGCGCAGCCGCCAACGCCGGAGTGGGGCACCATGCTCTCCGACGTGTTGCAGTATGCGCAAAGTGCCTGGTGGGTGGTGACATTCCCTGGAGTGACCATTCTGCTAACGGTTCTGGCATTCAACCTCATGGGCGATGGTTTGCGTGATGCACTCGACCCGAAACTCAAGCAGTAAAGAGGCACCGAGATGGCGTTATTAAATGTAGACAAGTTATCGGTGCATTTCGGCGACGAAAAAACACCGTTCCGTGCGGTTGACCGCATCAGCTATCAGGTCGAGCAAGGCCAGGTGGTGGGTATTGTTGGTGAATCTGGCTCGGGCAAATCCGTGAGTTCACTGGCGATTATGGGCCTGATTGATTATCCCGGCCGCGTAATGGCGGAAAAACTGGAGTTCAACCAGCGCGACCTGCAGAAAATCTCCGAAAAAGAGCGCCGCCAGCTGGTGGGCGCAGAAGTAGCGATGATTTTCCAGGACCCCATGACCAGCCTCAACCCGTGCTACACCGTGGGTTTCCAGATCATGGAAGCGCTGAAGGTGCATCAGGGCGGCAGCAAACGTACGCGTCGTCAGCGCGCGATTGATCTGCTCGATCAGGTGGGCATTCCTGACCCGGCATCGCGTCTTGATGTCTATCCGCATCAGCTGTCGGGCGGTATGAGCCAGCGCGTGATGATCGCCATGGCGATTGCCTGCAAACCGAAACTGCTGATCGCCGATGAGCCAACCACCGCACTCGACGTCACCATTCAGGCGCAGATCATCGAACTGCTGCTGGAGTTGCAGAAGCAGGAGAACATGGCGCTGATCCTGATTACTCACGATCTGGCGCTGGTGGCCGAAGCGGCACAGCACATCATCGTGATGTATGCCGGACAAGTGGTGGAAAGCGGTAAAGCGGTGGATATCTTCAAAGCGCCGCGTCATCCATATACGCAAGCGCTGCTGCGCGCGCTGCCGGAGTTTGCCGCCGATAAAGCGCGTCTGGCCTCGCTGCCTGGCGTGGTGCCGGGTAAATACGATCGCCCAACCGGCTGCCTGTTAAATCCGCGCTGCCCGTATGTGACCGATCGCTGCCGCCGCGAAGAGCCGGAGCTGCGCGACATTCCGGGCCGTCAGGCCAAATGTCACTTCCCACTGGATGATGCCGGGAGACCGACTTATGAGTCTTGATAACAACCAGCAGGATTACCTGCTGCAGGCGATTGACCTGAAAAAACACTACCCGGTGAAGAAAGGTCTGTTTGGCCAGGAACGTCTGGTAAAAGCGCTGGATGGCGTCTCGTTCAACCTCGAACGCGGCAAAACGCTGGCGGTGGTGGGTGAATCCGGCTGTGGTAAATCCACGCTGGGCCGCTTGCTGACCATGATTGAAACGCCAACCGAAGGCCAGCTGTTCTGGCACGGTCAGGATCTGTTAAAACACGATCCGCAGGCGCAGAAACTGCGTCGTCAGAAAATCCAGATCGTGTTCCAGAACCCTTATGGTTCGCTCAATCCGCGTAAGAAAATCAGCCAGATTCTGGAAGAGCCGCTGGTGATCAACACCTCGCTGACCAAAGCGGAGCGCAAAGAAAAAACGCTGGAGATGATGGCGAAGGTAGGCCTAAAAACCGAGCATTACGATCGTTATCCGCACATGTTCTCGGGCGGCCAGCGTCAGCGTATCGCGATTGCGCGTGGTTTGATGCTCGACCCGGATGTGCTGATTGCCGATGAGCCGGTCTCCGCGCTCGACGTTTCGGTGCGTGCGCAGGTGCTTAACCTGATGATGGATTTGCAGCAGGATTTAGGCTTGTCCTACGTCTTTATCTCGCATGACCTGTCGGTGGTGGAACACATCGCCGATGAGGTGATGGTGATGTATCTCGGCCGCTGCGTTGAGAAGGGCAGCAAAGAGGCGATCTTCAGCAATCCGCGCCATCCTTACACGCAGGCGCTGCTGTCAGCGACACCACGTCTTAACCCGGACGATCGCCGCGAGCGCATCAAGCTCACGGGCGAACTGCCGAGCCCGCTCAATCCGCCGCCGGGCTGTGCGTTTAACGCGCGCTGCCGTCGTCGTTTTGGCACCTGCGTTCAGTTGCAGCCAAAGCTGAAGCAGTATGGCGATCAACAAATCGCCTGCTTCGCGGTGGATCAGGATGAGAACCAGCCAGTGGGCGCGTGATAAATTACCGCTATAAATGAATGAAGGCTCCTGCGGGAGCCTTTCTTTTATCCTTAATACATCAGATTAATTAACGACAAAACCTGTTATGGCCAAAGCTATGCAAAAAGCATTACGCGAGTGCATCAGTGCTCAATTGGTCCTGACCAGGACTTAAAGCGTAAAGGCAAATTCTTATTTGCGTCGGGATTGCGTGAGCGACTTCACAATGAAATAAAATCCATAACTTGCAGCGCAATAGAGAAAATTCAGTAGCTTAGGTTAAAATCCCCTGCGTAATTATTTCTGTTAATTGATACTAATTAATACCCGTCAATAAATAACTGCACGCTTCTTGCATGCCCGTTTTTTCAATCTTAAAGATAGAATTCTTTTGTTGAATGCGGCGTTTTAATAATCAGATTTGTCTCACCGTCTTTTAATGTGTGTGATATATTCGCGGAAAATTCCCTCCCGCTTTTACAGGCTCTGATCATGAAGAATTACGACGATCTGCAGCGTTTTAAAGAGAAAACGCAGACGCTTGATATCGCTTTTAAGGATATGTCCGGTCAATCGCATGAAGCCGATCAAAGTCAGTGGGCGTTACTGCGTCAATTGACCACCGATCAAGAGCCTGAATTAGGAAGCGGCCAGCGCATTGATATGCCGCAACCGCATCCGATTCGCGGGGATGAATTTAGCGCACCGCCGGAGCCTGCTCAGGCTGCACCTGACAGTCCGGCTCGTGGATCGATTCTCGACAGCCTGAACGCGCCTGCCGCCGCCCAGCCGGAGACCGGCTCATCGCTGTTTCCGCCCGCGCCATCAGTTAAACCGGTGTCGTCTGCTACGCCATTAGCGCCGAAAGCCACGTTGGTGGAGCGTCAGGCCACGACTTCACTGTTTCCGCCGGCCAAACCTGTCGCCGCATCCGCTGCACCAATTGCTCAGCCTGCTGCTGTTGCCGCGCCTGCACCGGCAGCGCCAGCGCCGATCGCGCCAGCCCCTGCGCACACCTTTGCCGCTGCGGTTGAACCGGCACGTCCGGCTGCGCCCGCACCGTCTCGCTTTGGTGCGCTGTTCCGCTCGCGTCCCGCCGAGCCCGCTAATTTGTCAAAAGAAACACCGTTAAAACCGCTACTGGAGAAGATTGCGCTATGCCGTTAGTTTGTGTGTGCTCGCCAAAAGGGGGAGTAGGGAAAACCACCATGGCGGCCAACCTTGCGTGGAGTTTGGCTCGCGCTGGCAGCAAGGTCTTGGCAATCGATTTCGATGTTCAGAACGCCTTGCGCCTGCATTTCGGCGTACCGCTGAATGATGGTCGCGGCTTTGTCGCGCGCTCTGAAGATCAGGCTGACTGGAGCCAATCGATTCTGACCACCGGCGGCAACATTTTCGTCATGCCTTATGGCGAAGTCAGTGAAGAGCAGCGTGAACGTTTTGAAGAGAACCTGGTAAAAGATCCGCATTTCCTGAAACGCGGTCTGGACACGGTATTGAATTATCCGGGACTGGTGATTATCGCCGATTTTCCGCCAGGTCCGGGTCCCGCGCTTAAAGCAATGCAGGCACTTGCCGATATGCATTTAGTGGTGATGTTAGCGGATACCGCGTCGGTCTCTTTACTGCCGCAAATTGAAAATGACCGCATGATTGGTCAGCCGCTAAATAATAAACGTGGTCATTATTTTGTGCTTAATCAGAGCGACAATCGCCGCAATATTAGCCGTGAAGTTACCGCTTTTATGCAGCAGCGCCTGGGTGAGAACTTATTAGGCGTGGTACATCGTGATGAAAGTGTCGCGGAAGCCAATGCCTCGCAACAATCTGTTTATGATTTCAGCCCAGCTTCCGCCGCTGCGTTTGATATCGAATTAGTGGCAAAACGCGCAGCCAATATCCTGAATATCACCGTCGGCAACGGCGAAGTTCAGGCACCTATTCGCAGCCACTATTAATAATGAGGCCGTCTCCGGCCCCATAATAACAACACAGCTTCTTCAGGGTGAATCATGAGTAAACTCGGGTTTTACCTGCTGCTGCTGGTGCTTGCACCAGTGGCGGCGGTAATCGTCATCACGCCTATGGACAGCCAGAAGCAATATATATTTGGCTTAATCAGCATCGGCATGATGTTTTTACTGGGCTTCAGCAAAAGCCGCAAAATAACTATCGTCATGGTTATCCTATCCGCGCTGATGTCGACCCGATATATCTGGTGGCGCACCACGGAGACGCTGCAATTTAATTCTGAGATTGAAGCGATTCTCGGTATCGGCTTATATCTGGCCGAACTGTACGTCTGGCTGATCTTAATTCTCGGCTTCCTGCAAACCACCTGGCCATTAAAACGCACCATCGAACCTTTGCCGGATGATACCAGCCTGTGGCCGACGGTGGATGTGTATGTTCCAACCTACAATGAAAGCCTCGATGTGGTACGTGATACTGTGCTGGCGGCGCAGTGTATTGATTACCCGCGCGACAAGCTGAAGGTCTATTTGCTGGATGACGGTAAACGCAGTGAGTTTGCGGTATTTGCCGCTGACGTCGGCGTGGGTTACATCACCCGTGACGATAACAATCACGCCAAAGCCGGTAACCTCAACCACGCCATGAAGATCACCAAAGGTGAGCTGATTTGCATCTTCGACTGCGATCACGTGGCTACGCGCACCTTCCTGCAGGCGACGGTCGGTCCGTTCCTGAAAGATCCCAGGCTGGCGCTGCTGCAAACCCCGCACTACTTCTATTCACCGGATCCGTTCGAGCGTAACCTGCGCGCGGCGCGCAGCATCCCGAACGAAGGTTCACTGTTTTACGGCCCGGTACAGCAGGGTAACGATAACTGGAACGCCACCTTCTTCTGCGGCTCCTGTGCGGTGATTCGCCGAAGCGCGCTGGAAGAGATCGGTGGCTTTGCGGTAGAAACCGTGACGGAAGATGCGCATACCGCACTGAAAATGCAGCGTCTCGGTTGGGGCTCGGCCTTCCTGGCGATTCCGCTGGCGGCCGGTCTGGCCACCGAGCGTCTTGGTCTGCACGTGGTGCAGCGTAACCGCTGGGCGCGCGGCATGACGCAGATCTTCCGCGTCGATAACCCGCTGTTTGGCCGTGGATTGAAGTGGCAGCAACGTCTGTGCTACCTCAACGCCATGCTGCACTTCCAGTTCGGCTTGCCGCGCGTGGCGTTCCTGACGGCACCGCTGGCCTACCTGCTGTTCAACCTGAATATCATTCACTCGTCGGCATCGCTGATTTTCGCCTACGTCTTGCCGCATCTGGTGATGTCGCTCTACGTCAACTCACGGATGAACGGCAAGTTCCGTTACACCTTCTGGGGCGAAATCTACGAAACCGTGATGTGCTTCCACCTCGTAATCCCCACGCTGTTGACCATGCTGGCACCGAAGCGCGGCAAGTTTAACGTAACGGATAAAGGTGGCCTGCTCGATCAGGGCTTCTTCGACTTCCACATCGTGCGTCCACACGTGATTGTCGCGGTGCTGCTGTCGATTGGCATCATCGCTGGCGTGGTACGTGCGACGGCGCATGACTACTTTGGCGTCGATCCTTACGTTATCGCCCTCAACGTCGGCTGGGCGGTGTTCAGCCTGATTATCCTGATGGCGGCGATTGCCGTGGCGCGCGAAACCAAGCAAGTGCGTAAAACCATCCGTATTGAAGTGCAGATTCCGGCGGTGATTCACTACGCCAGCGGCATCTCGTCGCGCACGAAAACCAGCGATCTTTCGATGGGCGGCGCGCAGCTGGATGCGCCGGACAATCGTCACGAACACGATGAAATCGAAGAGATCGACCTGTTGCTGAAATCGGGCACCATCACCATTCCGGTGAGTAAAATCTCCGGCGATGAAGAGAGCATCCGTCTGCGCTTTGGCGATATGCCGCTGTCGCGCCGTCGTGAATTGGTGCGCGTGGTGTTGGCGCGCGCGGATGCCTGGATTCAGCCGGAATATAAGCAAGACAATCCACTGGTTTCGCTTGGCACCATTATTCGTACCGTCTTTGAGCTGTTCTGGCTGACCTGGAAAGATCGCCGTGAGAAGCGTAAGCGTGATAACCAGCCCGCCGCAAAAGAGGACAGCGCTGCATGAAGAATTTGACGCAAACGTTGCTGGCAAGCTCGCTGGCAACGGCGCTGCTGTTTGCGCCAGCGTGGGCCGAAACCCCGGCGGTCACCCAGGATAGCGGTGCGCTTTCTGACGTGCCGCCGCCGCAAGGCATTGAAAGTGCGGCCGATCAACAGCTGCAACAGGCGGCAGGCGCGGCACCTTATGCGCCAGTAGAAACCGCACCACAAACTGCACCGGAAGCGGCACCGCCAACCGCACCGACAACGGTAAATGAAACGCCCGCCGAACCGGCGGCCAGCGAACCTGCACCTGTAGCCGCACCAGAAATGGTGTTGCCAACGGTCGCGCCAACCGCACCGGCGGTGATGCCAGAGACGGCTTCCGCAACGCTCAACCAGCCAATCAGCAGCATTGTTTCGGTGGCGCAGATGGGCCAGCCGCGCGGCATTACATTGACCGGCGGTCAGCTGCAATCCGGTATCGTGTTCACGCTGCCCAGCGATGAAGTGATCACCAACGCGCGCCTCAATCTGTCGCTGCGCGTCTCGGCGGCGCTGGCAGCACGCAACACCTCGCTGCAGCTGATGCTGAATGGTCAGCCGCTTGGCACTTTGCCGCTGGGCTCCAGCGACAGCGATGTCAGCGATTACCAGCTGGATATTCCGGCGGCGATGGTGGTCTCAAGCAACAACCTCAGCTTCAAGATTAACGATGCCGACAAGCTGCTGTGCGAGAAAGAGAGCGCGCAGCAGTATCAGGTATCGATTCTGCCGAAAACCACGCTGAGCCTTGAAGGCCAGCAGCTGAACATTGGCACCAGCCTGCGTAACTTCCCGCGTCCATTTATCGATGCGCAGCGCATGACGCCCGCCAGCGTCACCTTTGGCTTTGCCGCCAATGCCGCGCCGGACAGCATCAGCGCCGCTGCGCTGGTGGCATCGTGGATGGGCATTCAGTCGGATTATCGCGGCATCCGTTTCCCGGTGGTGCGCGGCGATCTGCCGGAACACAACGGCATTCTGATCGGCCATCCAGGCGACAAGATTGGCACCGTAACCTTGCCAGCCACCAACGGTCCGCTGTTGCAGGTGATCGATAATCCCAACAATCCGGTCTACAAATTGCTGCTGGTGGTCGGGGCGAATGACGATCAGCTGCGTCAGGCCGCTAACCGTTTAACCACTCAGCCGCTGGCGACCGATGCCAGCAGCCTGAACGTGCAGCCGCAGCCGATTGGCGTGCGTAAGCCTTACGATGCGCCGCGCTGGATTAACACTACGCGCCCGGTGCGACTGAGCGAACTGCTGCGTAAAGATCAAAGCCTGACCACCACCGGCATCTGGCACGATGCGCTGAGCGTTAACTTCCGCGCCGCGCCGGATTTGTTCCTGTGGGATGGCGATACCATTCCGGTGGAGCTGCACTATCGCTTCCCATCCGAAAGCTGGATTGACGAGAACAACTCGTTCCTCAACGTGATGATTAACGGCACCTTCCTGCGCAACCTGACGGTAAATAAAGTCGGCTTGCTGGAAAGCGCCTGGCATCGTCTGGGCGGCGACGCGCGTCAGGAGCATTACACCCTGAAGCTCGAACCTTACCTGATTTACGGTGACAACCAGCTGGCGCTCTACTTCAACATCAAGCCGAAAGCGGATGCACCGTGCGGCGTGCTGCTGAACAACAACATTAAGAGCCGCATCGAAGAGGATTCGTGGATCGATCTGAGCCACACGCGCCACTTCACCATGCTGCCGAACCTCTCTTACTTTGTGGGCGCCTCGTTCCCGTTCTCGCGTCTGGCGGACTTCTCACAGACCACGCTGCTGCTGCCGGAACAACCGAGCGATGCGGAGATCTCGACGCTGCTGGATATGGCTTCCCGCGCCGGGAACGCCACCGGCGTGCCGCTGCTGCAAAACCAGGTGCTGTTTGGCCTGCCAAACGGCGGCACCAACATGACGCGTCTGCAGCAGAGCGATCTGCTGGCGGTGAGCACCACGCAGAACAACGACTTTAATCAGGCAATGCTGGCCAACACGCCGTTTGATACCAGCGGCAACACGCTGGGCGTGAAAGAGCCGACCACCTGGGACAAGCTGCGCGGCTGGCTGACCGGCGACTGGTATCGCCAGCAGCTGGATGCCGATCGTTACTTCTCCTCCAACGAAGCGTGGCGCGGCTTTGTCAGCTATCGCTCGCCGTGGAACCCGGATCGCTTAGTGGTAATGACGGTGGCGACCAGCGATCAGCAACTGCTGCGCCTGCATGAAGACCTGAATTCCGCGCGCATCAACGCCGGTATTCGCGGCGATACCGCCATCATCACCGATGAGAATGGCATTCGCAGCTTCCGTGTCGGCCCGCAATTCCCGAGCGGCGAAATGCCGTGGTACATGATGGTGGTGTGGTATGCCAACCAGCACTCGGTGCTGATGGCGCTGGCGGCGCTGCTGCTGTCAGCGTTGGTCGGCGGCGGTGCATGGGTGATGCTGAAACGTCATGCGTGGCGTCGTCTCAACCCCAAAGTTGATAGCAAGTCCGGCAAGAAGTAAGGATAAAAACAATGAAAAAACATCTGTTAAGTGCCGGTATTCGTCATGCCCTGATTCTGGGTGGGGCACTGACGCTCTCTCAGCCGCTGCTGGCGGCGGAGAGCACTAATCCTGCGTTACAGGCGCTGTTCGATCAGGCGGCGTACTGGCACCAGAAAGCGCATGACGATTTGGCGAAAGCCTCGCTGCAGAAAGTGCTGATGGTTGAGCCGAACAACACGCAGGCGCTCTATCTGCTGGCGCTCTATTCGCAGCAGAGCGGCGGCACGGCGGAAGCGGCGCAGTGGCGTGCGCGCCTGAGCGCGGCCTCGCCGAACGATCCACATCTCACCGAGCTGGACAATGCACGCCAGCTGCAAACCATTCCGCAGGCGCAGCTGCAGCTGGCGCGCCAGCAGGCACGCAGCGGCAACATCGCGGCGTCGCTGCAAACCTGGCGTAACACCTTCAGCGGCAACGAGCCGCCGCCGAGCGTAGCCGCCGAATATTATCTGACCATGGCGGGCGATCGTTCCCTGCTGCCGCAGGCAGTGGAAGCGCTGCGTCAGTTCTCTGCCGATCATCCGCAGGATACCGGTGCCAAACTGGCGCTGGGTAAAGCGCTGACTTATCAGGAATCGACGCGTCGTCAGGGTATCGATGTGCTCGGCAGCCTGGCGGACGGCAACAAAGAAGCGGATCGTTCGCTGCGTCAGGCGCTGTTGTGGCTGGGTCCGCAGGCTTCTGATGCGTCGCTGTACCAAACCTGGCAGCAGCGCCATCCACAAGATAACGCGGTGCTGGATTACTACCGTAAAAACGTCGGCGGCGCGGAGAAAGGCGCGGGGTTTACTGCGCTGAACAGCGGCGACGTCAGCAACGCGCAGAACAACTTTGAGAAAGTGCTGCAAGCCAACCCGCAAGATGCGGATGCGCTGGCTGGCATGGGCTATGTGGCCCAGCGCGCCGGACGTTACGCCGAAGCGGCGGATTACCTGACGCGCGCGGCGCAGTTGGGTGGCGATCAGAGCGACACGCGCCAGAAGCAGGCCGCTGATGCACGTTTCTACGCGCAGCTGGCCACCGCGCAGCAGGCGTTGAAAAACGGTGACAGCGCGCAGGCGTTGGCGCTGAGCGAACCGCTGGCGCAGGCCGACGGCGAGAAAGGCGTCTCTGCCAAACTGTTCCGCGCCGATGTGCAGCGTCGCAGCAATCAGCTCGATCAGGCGGAGCAAACCTATCGTTCCATCCTGCAAAGCGATGCCAATAACCGCAATGCCAAAGAAGGCTTGTTCTACGTGCTGCGTCAGCAGAACCGTGGCGCAGAAGCCAACACCTTGCTGGCATCGCTGCCCGACAGCGTGCGTCAAAGCGTGGCACCGCGCGGCAGCAGCACCGATCCGATTCGTGCGCAGGCCAAGCGTGAAGCGGCGGCGGGCAACAACAGCGCGGCTATCGCCACGCTCACAAGCGGTATTCAGCGCTATCCCAATGATGGCTGGCTGCGTCTCGATCTGGCGCGTCTCTACCGCGCGCAGGGCGATAACATGATGGCGGCAAATATCATGCAGCCGACTATGCGCAGCGGTGCCAGCACCACCGAACTCTACGCGGGTGCGTTAAACGCCAGCGAAAGCAGCGCCTGGCAGCAGGCGAGTTTGCTGCTGTCACGCATTCCTAATAGCAGCAAGAATAGCGATATGCGCGAGCTGGCGCAGCGCGTCAACTTTAACCTGCAGATGGCCACCGCCGATCAATATCTGGCGCAGGGCTCGAACGCGGCAGCGGCCAACACCTTGCGTGCGCTGGCATCGACGCCGCCGTCTAATCCGGTTGATGCCGGTAATCTGGCGCAGAAGCTGGCGAAAGCCGGCGATATCACCACTGCCGTTTCTGTGGTGCGCA carries:
- the dppB gene encoding dipeptide ABC transporter permease DppB, which produces MLQFVLRRLGLVIPTFIGITLLTFAFVHLIPGDPVLIMAGERGISPERHAQLMAQFGLDQPMWKQYLTYINGVLHGDLGISLKSRIPVWDEFVPRFKATLELGICAMLFAVAVGIPVGVLAAVKRGSIFDHTAVGISLTGYSMPIFWWGIMLIMLVSVQWNLTPVSGRVSDTIFLDDSHPLTGFMLIDTLFWGEEGDFKDAVMHMILPAIVLGTIPLAVIVRMTRSSMLEVLGEDYIRTARAKGLTRMRVIVVHALRNAMLPVVTVIGLQVGTLLAGAILTETIFSWPGLGRWLIEALQRRDYPVVQGGVLLVAILIIVVNLLVDLLYGVVNPRIRHKK
- the dppC gene encoding dipeptide ABC transporter permease DppC, yielding MSAVDPASVTAAPKPMTPLQEFWHYFKRNKGAVIGLVYIVLMLLIAIFADVLAPHAPAEQFRDALLHPPVWQEGGSWSYILGTDDVGRDVLSRLMYGARLSLLVGCMVVVLSLILGVIFGLMAGYLGGVVDAIIMRVVDIMLALPSLLLALVLVAIFGPSIVNASLAITFVALPHYIRLTRAAVLVEVNRDYVTASSVAGAGTLRQMFINILPNCLAPLIVQASLGFSNAILDMAALGFLGMGAQPPTPEWGTMLSDVLQYAQSAWWVVTFPGVTILLTVLAFNLMGDGLRDALDPKLKQ
- the dppD gene encoding dipeptide ABC transporter ATP-binding protein; translation: MALLNVDKLSVHFGDEKTPFRAVDRISYQVEQGQVVGIVGESGSGKSVSSLAIMGLIDYPGRVMAEKLEFNQRDLQKISEKERRQLVGAEVAMIFQDPMTSLNPCYTVGFQIMEALKVHQGGSKRTRRQRAIDLLDQVGIPDPASRLDVYPHQLSGGMSQRVMIAMAIACKPKLLIADEPTTALDVTIQAQIIELLLELQKQENMALILITHDLALVAEAAQHIIVMYAGQVVESGKAVDIFKAPRHPYTQALLRALPEFAADKARLASLPGVVPGKYDRPTGCLLNPRCPYVTDRCRREEPELRDIPGRQAKCHFPLDDAGRPTYES
- the dppF gene encoding dipeptide ABC transporter ATP-binding subunit DppF, whose translation is MSLDNNQQDYLLQAIDLKKHYPVKKGLFGQERLVKALDGVSFNLERGKTLAVVGESGCGKSTLGRLLTMIETPTEGQLFWHGQDLLKHDPQAQKLRRQKIQIVFQNPYGSLNPRKKISQILEEPLVINTSLTKAERKEKTLEMMAKVGLKTEHYDRYPHMFSGGQRQRIAIARGLMLDPDVLIADEPVSALDVSVRAQVLNLMMDLQQDLGLSYVFISHDLSVVEHIADEVMVMYLGRCVEKGSKEAIFSNPRHPYTQALLSATPRLNPDDRRERIKLTGELPSPLNPPPGCAFNARCRRRFGTCVQLQPKLKQYGDQQIACFAVDQDENQPVGA
- the bcsO gene encoding cellulose biosynthesis protein BcsO encodes the protein MKNYDDLQRFKEKTQTLDIAFKDMSGQSHEADQSQWALLRQLTTDQEPELGSGQRIDMPQPHPIRGDEFSAPPEPAQAAPDSPARGSILDSLNAPAAAQPETGSSLFPPAPSVKPVSSATPLAPKATLVERQATTSLFPPAKPVAASAAPIAQPAAVAAPAPAAPAPIAPAPAHTFAAAVEPARPAAPAPSRFGALFRSRPAEPANLSKETPLKPLLEKIALCR
- the bcsQ gene encoding cellulose biosynthesis protein BcsQ — encoded protein: MPLVCVCSPKGGVGKTTMAANLAWSLARAGSKVLAIDFDVQNALRLHFGVPLNDGRGFVARSEDQADWSQSILTTGGNIFVMPYGEVSEEQRERFEENLVKDPHFLKRGLDTVLNYPGLVIIADFPPGPGPALKAMQALADMHLVVMLADTASVSLLPQIENDRMIGQPLNNKRGHYFVLNQSDNRRNISREVTAFMQQRLGENLLGVVHRDESVAEANASQQSVYDFSPASAAAFDIELVAKRAANILNITVGNGEVQAPIRSHY
- the bcsA gene encoding UDP-forming cellulose synthase catalytic subunit, which gives rise to MSKLGFYLLLLVLAPVAAVIVITPMDSQKQYIFGLISIGMMFLLGFSKSRKITIVMVILSALMSTRYIWWRTTETLQFNSEIEAILGIGLYLAELYVWLILILGFLQTTWPLKRTIEPLPDDTSLWPTVDVYVPTYNESLDVVRDTVLAAQCIDYPRDKLKVYLLDDGKRSEFAVFAADVGVGYITRDDNNHAKAGNLNHAMKITKGELICIFDCDHVATRTFLQATVGPFLKDPRLALLQTPHYFYSPDPFERNLRAARSIPNEGSLFYGPVQQGNDNWNATFFCGSCAVIRRSALEEIGGFAVETVTEDAHTALKMQRLGWGSAFLAIPLAAGLATERLGLHVVQRNRWARGMTQIFRVDNPLFGRGLKWQQRLCYLNAMLHFQFGLPRVAFLTAPLAYLLFNLNIIHSSASLIFAYVLPHLVMSLYVNSRMNGKFRYTFWGEIYETVMCFHLVIPTLLTMLAPKRGKFNVTDKGGLLDQGFFDFHIVRPHVIVAVLLSIGIIAGVVRATAHDYFGVDPYVIALNVGWAVFSLIILMAAIAVARETKQVRKTIRIEVQIPAVIHYASGISSRTKTSDLSMGGAQLDAPDNRHEHDEIEEIDLLLKSGTITIPVSKISGDEESIRLRFGDMPLSRRRELVRVVLARADAWIQPEYKQDNPLVSLGTIIRTVFELFWLTWKDRREKRKRDNQPAAKEDSAA